The following are encoded together in the Planococcus antarcticus DSM 14505 genome:
- the nrdR gene encoding transcriptional regulator NrdR, whose protein sequence is MKCPACQHNGTRVVDSRPIDEMKSIRRRRECESCGYRFTTFEKVEEMPLIVVKKDGSREEFSREKVLRGLIRACEKRPVSLEALEEVVFTIEKDLRRAGNPEVKSEEVGELVMNRLAAIDEVAYVRFASVYRQFKDITVFIDELKDLLNKSPEDKKID, encoded by the coding sequence ATGAAATGTCCAGCTTGCCAACATAACGGCACACGTGTTGTCGATTCACGGCCAATAGATGAAATGAAATCAATTAGAAGGCGCAGAGAATGTGAATCATGCGGATATCGCTTTACCACTTTTGAGAAAGTGGAAGAGATGCCGTTGATTGTCGTCAAAAAAGATGGCTCACGTGAAGAGTTTAGTCGTGAAAAAGTTCTGCGCGGTTTGATTCGTGCGTGTGAAAAGCGGCCGGTATCTTTAGAAGCGTTGGAAGAAGTCGTCTTTACGATCGAGAAAGACCTTCGCCGGGCAGGAAACCCCGAAGTGAAATCCGAAGAAGTCGGAGAATTGGTCATGAACCGTCTAGCAGCAATTGATGAAGTGGCCTATGTTCGCTTTGCTTCGGTATATCGCCAATTTAAAGATATTACTGTTTTTATCGACGAACTAAAGGATTTGCTGAACAAAAGTCCGGAAGACAAGAAAATCGACTAA
- a CDS encoding replication initiation and membrane attachment family protein, with translation MTAYYKELQPADPYRIRLPYPFSNYDRQLLTLLYQPMIGAEAIAFYLTLWAEGEASGDEATHYTLMNTLGNPISKIFEARIQLEAIGLLKTYRKDDGNRCFIYELCPPLDPKTFFMDPLLSMFLFSKIGEPSYRRVRNRFLIHSEIPRDFEEVSRTFTDIFQPVHAKAGYPPIQEDLQERKKGAYEADAEFDFALLRQGLSEQLVPKRVLTATIKDFISKLGYLYGWGPLEMQKVILLAIEDDYKLTVEGLKKSASEYYKFTVSTTAPQLVQVHKETPKLTEEAPKTKQDELLVYLETAPPIQVLRDIANGSEPLPADVELANQLVITHGMKPPVVNVLLQYVLLRTDMKLTKAYVEKIASHWLRKNVTTAKEAMEIARVEHTQYMKWKSEGSPTAVAKPFTGNGNRKPVREEKLPEWFHKKDDMPVAKAEPRNESLEVEKQKLLAKLALKKGKGG, from the coding sequence ATGACTGCGTATTATAAAGAATTGCAGCCAGCTGATCCCTATCGAATCCGTCTGCCTTACCCATTTTCGAATTACGATCGCCAGCTGTTGACGTTGCTTTACCAGCCGATGATCGGCGCAGAAGCTATCGCGTTTTACTTGACGCTATGGGCTGAAGGGGAAGCATCTGGTGATGAGGCGACCCATTATACATTGATGAACACATTGGGAAATCCTATTTCGAAAATTTTTGAAGCGAGGATTCAATTGGAAGCGATTGGTTTGCTGAAAACTTATCGGAAAGACGATGGCAACCGCTGCTTCATTTATGAATTATGTCCACCACTGGATCCCAAAACTTTTTTTATGGACCCTTTATTGTCGATGTTTCTGTTTAGTAAAATCGGTGAACCGTCCTATCGCAGAGTCCGGAATCGTTTTTTGATTCACTCAGAAATTCCAAGAGATTTTGAAGAAGTGTCTCGGACATTCACCGACATTTTTCAGCCGGTCCATGCGAAGGCTGGATACCCACCAATACAGGAGGACCTGCAGGAACGGAAAAAAGGAGCCTACGAAGCCGATGCAGAATTCGATTTCGCGTTGCTTCGCCAAGGGCTCTCTGAGCAGCTAGTACCGAAACGAGTGCTGACTGCAACCATCAAAGATTTTATCTCCAAACTTGGTTACCTCTATGGTTGGGGACCTTTAGAAATGCAGAAAGTCATCTTGTTGGCAATCGAAGACGATTATAAATTGACAGTTGAAGGTTTGAAAAAATCAGCATCTGAATATTATAAGTTCACGGTTTCCACCACAGCACCCCAACTTGTTCAAGTGCATAAAGAAACTCCGAAGCTCACAGAAGAAGCACCAAAAACGAAGCAAGATGAGTTGCTTGTCTATTTGGAAACAGCTCCGCCTATTCAAGTGTTACGGGATATTGCGAACGGCAGTGAACCATTGCCTGCTGATGTCGAACTGGCCAACCAATTGGTCATTACCCATGGGATGAAGCCGCCAGTCGTCAACGTCTTGCTTCAATATGTCCTGCTGCGCACCGATATGAAGCTAACTAAAGCCTACGTGGAAAAAATCGCTTCGCATTGGCTGCGTAAAAACGTCACTACTGCAAAAGAAGCAATGGAAATTGCGCGTGTCGAGCATACCCAGTATATGAAATGGAAGTCGGAAGGCTCACCAACTGCAGTGGCCAAGCCGTTTACAGGCAATGGAAACCGGAAGCCGGTGCGTGAAGAAAAGTTGCCGGAATGGTTCCATAAAAAAGACGACATGCCTGTCGCAAAAGCAGAGCCGAGAAACGAAAGCTTGGAAGTAGAAAAACAAAAACTTCTTGCGAAACTTGCGCTGAAGAAAGGAAAAGGTGGTTAA